One window of the Chelonoidis abingdonii isolate Lonesome George chromosome 3, CheloAbing_2.0, whole genome shotgun sequence genome contains the following:
- the LOC116832760 gene encoding taste receptor type 2 member 8-like — MFPVIIIVLIILGIEFITGIIANGLMIIVNFSEWIRNRELTCCDIILTNLSISRFFLQCTIIINNILFQLPEGIDEWCAMLRPSTAFWMFLNTLNLWFATLLSVFYCVKIANFSQPLFLWLKQRISGLVPQLLMGSFLVSLVTCFPSINAIESKYIDHSMNNLSGNTTQECQHKFDLSSGFFILSMLGYCTPFIIFIISSMLLITSLWKHSKRMEKTTSSSRDTITEAHVRAIKGLITFIFFYISYFVALLMFLLQLSTISSYYLWSVIMSAYPSGHSIILILDNLKLKRVAVRALHYAGCRLRDAVS, encoded by the coding sequence ATGTTTCCtgtaattattattgttttgatCATTTTAGGAATTGAGTTCATTACAGGGATTATAGCAAACGGATTGATGATTATTGTGAATTTCAGTGAATGGATCAGAAACAGAGAACTGACCTGTTGTGACATTATTCTGACTAACCTGAGCATCTCCAGATTTTTCCTACAGTGCACAATAATCATTAACAATATCTtatttcaactacctgaaggcaTTGATGAATGGTGTGCTATGTTGAGACCATCGACTGCTTTCTGGATGTTTCTAAATACTCTTAATCTATGGTTTGCCACCCTGCTCAGTGTCTTCTACTGCGTGAAGATCGCCAACTTCAGCCAACCTCTCTTCCTCTGGTTGAAGCAGAGAATATCAGGGCTAGTGCCACAGCTACTCATGGGATCCTTTCTGGTCTCCTTGGTCACCTGTTTCCCTTCAATCAATGCCATAGAAAGTAAGTACATAGACCATTCAATGAATAATCTATCAGGAAACACCACCCAGGAATGTCAACATAAATTTGATTTATCTTCTGGCTTCTTTATTTTGTCCATGCTTGGATATTGCACTCCCttcattatatttattatttcctCCATGCTGTTAATCACTTCACTGTGGAAACACAGCAAGAGGATGGAAAAAACCACAAGCAGCTCCAGGGACACCATTACTGAAGCTCATGTCAGAGCAATTAAAGGACTGAtcactttcattttcttctaCATTTCTTATTTTGTGGCACTGCTAATGTTTTTGTTACAATTATCTACCATCAGCTCCTACTATTTATGGTCAGTGATAATGAGTGCTTATCCTTCTGGGCActctattattttaattttggatAATCTCAAACTGAAGAGGGTAGCAGTGAGGGCTTTGCACTATGCTGGTTGCAGGCTGAGAGATGCTGTTTCATAA